ATGATGAGAAGCTATTGAGTGGCATATGTGACACAAGATCGATATTGTTGCACTTGAAGGAGCCAGACATACCGTCTAAACAAGGCTGGTCACTTTGACTTTGCTGTAATGAACTGTGCGCTTCTAGCATATCATCTAGCTGAGAACCATATTGAGCTATGCCGTCATTGATCACCCGAAAACCGCGCTGCTCCAGAGCGTTAGCAAACTCAATAGGGACGCCTGTGAGTATGGTCTTATTCAGTTGAGGGGCCTGTGACTGGTAATGATCAAAGCGATTATAGCCACCCATTACCGGGACTATGTCACTGTTGAGTAAAAATATCTCTTCTAGGTCGGTGATTTTATATTCACCGTCAGCAACCAATACCCTGTCACCCTTATTCGCTTGTTTTACGGCGTAAGCGATTGTCTTACAAGATCTGAGTACTTTATCGCAACGGCCAATATCTTTTCCTTGAGCGCTAACAAATCGAGTTTTATCGTGCTCTGAATGAGCCATTGCAGATTGGCAGGCTAGTGAGTTAACAATCACTAGCAAGGCTGCCACAATTCCCTGATGTTTAAACAAGTTATCCATATGTTTTTCTCAATTATTTTAGTTTTATTACTCTCGGTATTCTGATTGAGCTCTACAGGTATCGACAGCCCCTAGTTCAATCATTAAATTATCGATTTAGCGGATACAATTACTAATGAATATTGTATTCTAAATAAAGGTTAACATATGGTTAACAATAAGGTAACGCCCACCAAGGAGTTTAGGTTCAGTGGATTTATTCAATTTAGGTCGTATAAAACAACTTTTAGTGTTGTTGACGGTGCTAATCGTAACAGCTTGTTCGCCTAAGCCGACCACCATAGATGTTGAGTTGATGTGGCAACAGCAACCCTTGGGTTGCGATCAGTTATTGCCTGAACTGAGGGCGTGGCGATTAGACCAATTTCAGTTTTACCTGAGTAGCTTTAGTAATAACGGTACTGCTATTAACCTAGACTCGGTGGGACAAGCTTACCAGCAACCGCGCGTCGCGCTGATGGGGGGGGATTGCGGATCGCCAGGCAATTGGCAGTTAGTGTTTGAAGGTCAGTTACAAGAGGGTGAACTGTCTTTTGATCTTGGTGTACCGTTTGAGCTTAATCATCTTAACCCGCTTACCGCAGACAGCCCCCTTAACCAGAGCGACATGTTCTGGACTTGGCAGAATGGTCATAAGTTCTTGAGATTAGACTTAACTAAGAAAGCATCACAAAAAATTGAGACATTTACTGTCCAAAACTTACAAACCGGATGGCAATTTCATCTAGGGTCTACGGCATGCCAGTCTGCAAGTGTAATGAGAGCACCCACCGTGCTTTGCGGGTATCCAAATAGGCCTAGAATAAAGCTCGATTACCAAAAGGGGTCAAGGCTAGTGTTAGATCTCGCCCCATTACTCTCTGGCATTATCGACGATGCTGAGCTTGCTAAACATTCATGTATGTCAGATCCAAATACAAGAGTATGTCAGCAGCTTTTCGCTCGTCTGGGCTTTAATGGTGACAGTAAAGTATGGCGTTTGCAGCAATGAACAAATCTATTCTAATATTACGATTTGCAGTTGTTAGCACTGCTATTTTTATGTTATTTGGTTGTGGGCAAAAGCCCGCTGCGGAATATGACTGGCTGATAGGCAATGGCTTACCGCAACCGCAAGTTCTTACTGATAACCCTATGTCAGTAGCAAAGGTGAGTTTAGGGCGTTATCTTTTTTACGACAAAGCCTTGTCAGCCAATAACAGTCAAAGCTGCAGTAGTTGTCACCTGCAATCAATGGCGTTTGCTGAAGCTAAAACTGTGTCGGTTGGTAGCACTGGTCAGTCACATCGGCGCAACTCTCCTGGTCTAATCAATATTGCTTATAACAAGACGCTGACCTGGGCACACGATGGCTTAACCGATATTGAACGGCAGATCATGCTACCAATGTTTGGTGATGAGCCGATAGAGCTAGGGATCAGTGGCCATGAGCAGTTAGTTCTTTCACGATTACAGAAACCACCCTATCCACGTCTATTTTCCAATGCTTTTTCTGACTATGAAGGTACTGCGGACTTTAACCAAGTGAATCAGGCTTTATCGAGCTTTGTACGTAGTCTAATTTCATTAAACTCACCTTTTGACGCCTATGCATATGAAGCTGATGATGATGCTCTAGATGAATTTGAGTTGGCGGGGATGGACCTATTTTTCTCTGAGAGGTTAGAGTGTCACCACTGCCATGGCGGTTTTAACTTTACTCAGTCAACCACCCATCAGAAGCAGCCTTTAGATCGTCGGCCTTTTCATAACACTGGGCTGTATTACACCGAGCGCTCAGGATTGATAGAGCGAGTGCACAAATTGGGTTATCCCGAGGTCGATCGAGGGCTGGCTGAGGTAACGGGCAACGCAGTTGATGATGGTCGTTTCCGTGCTCCTAGCTTGAGGAATGTCGCATTGACTGCGCCTTATATGCATGATGGTAGCGTGGTAACTCTTGCAGAGGTCATTGATATATATGCTGCTGGTGGCCGCAACGTCACAGAAGGGAAGCACTTAGGTGATGGCCGACTCAATCCGCTTAAGAGTCCTTTTGTAAAGGGGTTTACTCTGTCTGCGCAGGAAAAGGCCCACCTACTTGCATTCCTACATAGCTTAACGGATGAAGCGTTTATTAATAATGCAGACTTTGGTGACCCTTGGGCTGAGTGGGCTAACTCAAATTAGTTTATCGTGCTCGTGCAGATACAAAAAAGCCCCTTA
The Shewanella sp. KX20019 DNA segment above includes these coding regions:
- a CDS encoding MbnP family copper-binding protein — its product is MDLFNLGRIKQLLVLLTVLIVTACSPKPTTIDVELMWQQQPLGCDQLLPELRAWRLDQFQFYLSSFSNNGTAINLDSVGQAYQQPRVALMGGDCGSPGNWQLVFEGQLQEGELSFDLGVPFELNHLNPLTADSPLNQSDMFWTWQNGHKFLRLDLTKKASQKIETFTVQNLQTGWQFHLGSTACQSASVMRAPTVLCGYPNRPRIKLDYQKGSRLVLDLAPLLSGIIDDAELAKHSCMSDPNTRVCQQLFARLGFNGDSKVWRLQQ
- a CDS encoding MbnH family di-heme enzyme, which encodes MNKSILILRFAVVSTAIFMLFGCGQKPAAEYDWLIGNGLPQPQVLTDNPMSVAKVSLGRYLFYDKALSANNSQSCSSCHLQSMAFAEAKTVSVGSTGQSHRRNSPGLINIAYNKTLTWAHDGLTDIERQIMLPMFGDEPIELGISGHEQLVLSRLQKPPYPRLFSNAFSDYEGTADFNQVNQALSSFVRSLISLNSPFDAYAYEADDDALDEFELAGMDLFFSERLECHHCHGGFNFTQSTTHQKQPLDRRPFHNTGLYYTERSGLIERVHKLGYPEVDRGLAEVTGNAVDDGRFRAPSLRNVALTAPYMHDGSVVTLAEVIDIYAAGGRNVTEGKHLGDGRLNPLKSPFVKGFTLSAQEKAHLLAFLHSLTDEAFINNADFGDPWAEWANSN